The genomic stretch AGAGATGGAGAGAAAGGAAAAAACTCTCCAAAGGAAGGGAAAGAGATGGAAAagaatataaaaagaaaaaaaataaaagagaatcaCGAGGCATCATCCTCAACTTGCTCGCTGTCGTCTTCTCCCTCACCATCGCCAATCCCTCTAGCTTCCATCTCTGCGTCCTCCACTCCACCACCGGCAAGGTCGGCCAACCATAACGCTTCCATCCCCTTTGACGGCAATGTCGCCCTCTCCAGCCACGGCCTCTTCGTCACTCTCCCCGACAACACTGTCGTATGGACCACCTGAGCCCTCTCCTTCTCCGTGCACGCCCTCTGCCTCCTTGATTCCGATAACCTCCTCCTCCTCGACACCGCAAATGCCACCCTCTGACAATCATACGATCACCCGACCGACACAATCCTCTCCGACCAAATCCTCCACGTGGGTTCACAACTCACTTTGTCGTCACCTCCATCGATGCCGTAATGACCTAGAAAGGCAGCCAGCGATACTAGAGCCCCTCCACCGATGCCCGGACCTTCAACGAGTCCAACATAGAGGTCTCCTCCATGGCCACCAATGTGACTAGCCTCTACTTGTTCTCCCCAGGAAGAGAGGTCGTCTTCAAGATCTTCTTGCCGAGATCGGACTTCCAAATCTTGAAATTGAACCACACCGGCGGTTTCCAAGTCACTAGCTACACCTCCCCCAATTCGTCAATGATATTGGGAAATGAATTCAAGGAGCCAAGAAGCGATTGCGACCTTCCCTGATCCTGCCCTTCTCTTCCCCATCTCGGTTCTCGTCGTATACTCCCGACGTTGCGAAGGAAGAGAACATCGCCCGGGGCCGCCCATAACGATCGTGTGAGGTCAGTCACGACTACGAGAAATAGTTGTGCACGTTGAAGATGAAGGAGGGAATTGTTTTCTGCCCGATTTGGATGGATGCAAAAATGATGAAAAATGTTCCGTCGATGGATTTATAAATCTGTCTGTTAATTAggtaaataaaagaaagaaaaataattattctatttttttgaagtaaataagagaaaggaatatAATCCATCCTTTTGTACAAAGTAAGCAGAGGAAAGTGTTCCACTGTGGAAACTTTTCCATAGTTTTTACTTCCTCTCAAGTAAAAACAGCCTAAATGAAGAGATATTGTAGTCCATGAAGACATATCAATATAGATAAAGAATTAGAGTGGCTAGTATATACCGCCTGGTGGCTGATGGACGCTAGCATTGGAACTCTCAGCATCATGTTAAATTcaagacaatttttttttaaagtatacCTTTGGTGTTTATTTTTCCATGAGAAATCCTGGTCCATTCAAGAGTTCATGATATAATAGTGACAGAAAAAGATTAATAAAATAGACTCATCTACTTATCCTCTAAAAGTAATTGCCTTGTAAGTCCATGCAAAAGAGAGCTCAATAAGTACTAAATAAGTAGATTAAAGATTTATAAATCATACCTCTTCGAATTGCTTCTCTTCCTCATGGTGTATCAAGCGGAAGGAAGATATCCTCTTCTCAGCCAACTCCACCTCAAGGTCCAAGTTCCTCAGCTTTGTATCATGTTTTCTAGCAGACTCTACGTACAGCTCTTTATACAAAGGACTTCTCTTGACTGATGTTTTATCCTCTCTTGCTGGAGAGGATTTGCGAAGAAGTTTTCTGGCATCCTCTACCTTGCGATTTACTAAATGTAGGTTGGGCGTCTCCTCAGATTTCTGTGTCACAATTCTCAGGTCTGACAAACCAGATTTTGAGAAAGGAAATACTGCATTGTTGTGACTCGTCTCTGGAACCAAGTTACCATCTTTCACGTCGTTAACCAACTGAACATACTGATCCAACCCTAACCCTTCATGGCTCCCATCGTTACCATCCGAACCCCGATTCATACTGGACGGAGAAGACGCCTGGTCCCTCTTTCCCATCCTCCATGGTGTAAAGACGGCAGCTTTCTTCACTCGGAGGAACTGCGACACGAGATTACCCATCTCTACGTCTTTTGGCTTAAGAGGCGACGGCAGAAGGCGGGATCCGTTGGCCGACCCAAGGCCAAAGGCTCTGAGGATGCGCTGGGGGCCGTGGACGGGGcgcggaagaggagaaggaggagggaaGCTTCGCGCCGCGGGGGTCGGGGTAAGCGCTACCTGCGTCAAAGGCGTGATAGCGCAGAGAGAGACCGGTGGGGAGATGCGCTTGATCTTTTTGGAGGGAGGGGATGGCTCGGAAGCGAGATCAAAGACGGGGTGGGCGAAGGAAGACAGTCGGAGGTCAACAGCGAGGCGCCGCTTGCGATTCTCCGTTAGGGCTCCCATAGCAGTGAGATGGCGACCAGAGCACGAGGAAGAATCACAGTCGAGACCAATTCCATGGACGGGCCCTGCTACTCCATCGATCAAAAATAGAGAAGCGAGAAGAGGAGCGAAGAGCGCGAAacggaagggaaaaaaaaaaaaccctagaaaTTTGCTTCGAGGGAAGAACGGGAGGCGAGATGCTTCCTGAGGGTCCCTTGTTAAGTTTCCGTCGACTTTGTTTTCATTGAAAATATGGATAGCAAGAAATAAGGCGAAGAGAAGCGGAAAAACCaaattaaaataagaaaaaataaggaaagaatcttaattaaatatataccaaattaaaataagaaaaaaataaggaaagaatattaattttatatatataatatataaaataaggATAGTCATTAAAATGATGGactcataaaaaaatataaaatagcgTGATACgaatttatatgtttattttGAGCATTTCATTAAGATTTTTTTCTatagatattattattattattattaaaataattaattatatttgtaagGATGAGAGGAGACAGGAGAGGAGGTAAAAAAGGTAGAAAAAAAGCTATGATCCTTTATCtcaattttattaaaaaacaGAAAAGAAGGACTTACGAAAACTATTAACTCATGTGTTCGAATTTAACCAAAGTAAAAGGTTTTAAGCTCTTGATAGTTTACTATTTTTTAGTCTCTTATTTTCATCTTAGACGATGTGAGAATTATTTGTTGAATCTTGAATTATAGAGGTTTACATTGCTATCTTTTAAAGGGGTTGCTAATGACTACAGTTGTCAGACAAGATCGATTCATGATGAGACAATGAATTGGGTCAGCCCATCAACCTAATAGATTGGAAAAAATTTTATGGTAAAAGGTGAATTCGTTTGTCCTTAACACCCCTGTCAATTCATCCCAGGATTAACACGGAGAAGATAAATTACGAGCGACTAttaacctttggaataatgattaaCACATAACAAATTAAAAAATTCCTAATCCAACACAAGATAGATCATGGATTAAGTGAGAACTTATGAGTCCATCAACAACAATAACATCAATCAAGCACTAACCTATTAAgtcttagggggtgtttggttgatggatttatgaatgagggaatggaatgatagtaaaagatagtaatTGGTTTGTGAATTTGAGAATGATAATTTgggaatgatttctagatttTTGGGAATCAACAAAACTATATAATTaggtgggtttcatttccattctcatTTTCATCCACCTTACTATCAAATTTATACTCAtaatcattcccatcatttaactaaATGTCACCTTAGATACTTTTGGGAGCTAGAAATCTCTCTTAAGAATATAAGACAAAAACAATATACAAATaacatcaaaatgaaatgaatAATTATATTGTGATGACTTTCAGTTGTTTTGGATTTGTCTTCGGGAATGTAGCACTTTCACTTAAACCCCTCAAGATTCAGCATTGAAAATCCTTCATGAAATCCTCCTTTATAAGCTTTAGGCCGGGCTAAAAATCACTTAATAGTCAACTATTAATTCTCATCAGTCGATTGCTTTAATCAGAATCTTGTCAACTGCTCTATACGGCTCTGTAGGAACTTCACCATTGTTAAATCTAGTCCACcataatctatttgaattttctatCTCATGTAGATTCGGTGTTTTGTCAAAAGTCGCTTCATACTCTAACCAAAATGTGAAGGAGTATTTTGGAGGTGCTATACATTTTCAAATTGCCTTATAAAAGTAGTTGCATTAGGCATCACATTTTGCAGGAATGCATAAGCTTGCTCGACACAAAAAACCACATTTTGTACGCGATAGTTCAACATCTCAATTGCTATAATGGCATTGCCCAACCTCTCAATTTAATTCATCTATAATGTTAATTGATATGGCGAGTAAGATGGGACCATCGAAGTTATTCGACGTCAAGAAAATCGACTGATGTAGCGATCAAAGTTAATAAAGGGTCAATTCTCGGATCATATTAATGCCTTACTAAAATAAGTCCAGAGTCACCGTCGAGTGCTTTGGCCGATCGGATTAAAAGTCTGATTGGGCATGCTAGGCACATTGCTCG from Zingiber officinale cultivar Zhangliang chromosome 5B, Zo_v1.1, whole genome shotgun sequence encodes the following:
- the LOC121986004 gene encoding ubiquitin-like-specific protease ESD4, with amino-acid sequence MGALTENRKRRLAVDLRLSSFAHPVFDLASEPSPPSKKIKRISPPVSLCAITPLTQVALTPTPAARSFPPPSPLPRPVHGPQRILRAFGLGSANGSRLLPSPLKPKDVEMGNLVSQFLRVKKAAVFTPWRMGKRDQASSPSSMNRGSDGNDGSHEGLGLDQYVQLVNDVKDGNLVPETSHNNAVFPFSKSGLSDLRIVTQKSEETPNLHLVNRKVEDARKLLRKSSPAREDKTSVKRSPLYKELYVESARKHDTKLRNLDLEVELAEKRISSFRLIHHEEEKQFEEDLKEVFSPLTNEEEEEVDHALNDKNSCEILVVHEPSNIEITKKVLHCLSWNDWLNDEVINLYLELLKEREKREPKKFLKCHFFNTFFYKKLVSGRNGYDYKAVRRWTTQRKLGYSLIECDRIFVPIHKEIHWCLAVIHVKEKKLQYLDSLGGMDMTVLRVLAKYLMDEVKDKNGNQIDTSSWIAQAVDDLPLQKNGWDCGMFMLKYTDFYSRGLNLFFQQENMPYFRKRTAKEILRLKAD